A single region of the Proteobacteria bacterium CG1_02_64_396 genome encodes:
- a CDS encoding transcriptional regulator: protein MSASGSLPYGSISSMAEIGQLIRAHRKGQGATQADFAALCGVGVRFISELENGKPTVEAGKVLHVLHCLGLELTLQPRRWSGGGSAS from the coding sequence ATGTCAGCGTCGGGTTCTTTACCGTACGGGAGCATTTCTTCCATGGCGGAGATCGGCCAATTGATCCGAGCCCATCGCAAGGGGCAGGGGGCCACCCAGGCCGACTTTGCCGCTTTGTGCGGCGTGGGGGTGCGCTTCATCTCGGAGCTGGAGAACGGCAAACCAACCGTTGAAGCCGGCAAGGTGCTCCATGTGTTGCATTGCCTGGGGCTGGAATTGACGCTCCAACCCCGGCGTTGGAGTGGTGGAGGGAGCGCCTCGTGA
- a CDS encoding UDP-2,3-diacylglucosamine hydrolase, with the protein MSAQPKQRFRTIWLSDVHLGFRGCRADFLHDFLKKTHAETIYLVGDIVDLWEMKRRLYWPQPHNNVIRTLLGKAKRGTKIVYIPGNHDELLRDHAGLVFGNVELREQAIHTTADGRRFLILHGDEFDSVVKCSPWLAKLGNRAYDWLLYLNRWFNVARRKMGFSYWSLSAYIKGRVKNAVQYVSSFEGAVARAATQQGVDGVICGHIHRAEIRKIEGILYCNLGDWVESCTALVERPDGYLELIHWSDETMALKGEEGPAVAVEVEVAA; encoded by the coding sequence ATTTCAGCCCAGCCCAAGCAGCGGTTCCGCACCATCTGGCTCTCCGACGTTCACCTCGGCTTTCGGGGGTGTCGGGCCGATTTTCTGCATGACTTCCTCAAAAAAACCCACGCCGAGACGATCTACCTGGTCGGCGACATCGTCGATCTGTGGGAGATGAAACGGCGGCTTTATTGGCCTCAGCCCCACAACAATGTCATCCGCACCCTGCTCGGCAAGGCCAAGCGGGGGACCAAGATCGTCTACATCCCCGGCAACCACGACGAGTTGCTACGCGACCATGCGGGGCTCGTCTTCGGCAACGTCGAGCTGCGCGAGCAAGCGATCCACACCACCGCCGACGGGCGCAGGTTCTTGATTTTGCACGGCGACGAGTTCGACTCGGTGGTCAAGTGCAGCCCCTGGCTGGCCAAGCTGGGCAACCGCGCCTACGACTGGCTGCTCTACCTCAACCGCTGGTTCAACGTCGCCCGGCGCAAGATGGGTTTTTCGTACTGGTCGCTGTCGGCCTACATCAAGGGGCGGGTGAAAAACGCGGTGCAGTACGTCAGCAGTTTCGAGGGGGCGGTGGCGCGGGCGGCGACGCAGCAGGGGGTCGATGGGGTCATTTGCGGCCACATCCACCGGGCCGAAATCCGCAAGATCGAAGGGATTCTCTACTGCAATCTGGGCGATTGGGTCGAGAGCTGCACCGCGTTGGTGGAACGGCCCGACGGGTATCTGGAGTTGATCCACTGGTCGGACGAAACCATGGCGCTCAAGGGGGAGGAGGGGCCTGCGGTGGCGGTTGAGGTGGAGGTTGCGGCTTGA
- a CDS encoding glycosyl transferase family 1: protein MNILMITDVFHPRINGVSTSILTFATELRRQGHHVTLLAPDYGAPSGDETGIVRLPARVVWLDPEDRLFKRHSAKQVAARLGDARFDLIHIHTPFAAHRMGLRLAHHLGIPTVATYHTFFEEYLFHYLKFLPRNWLRRLARVVSRRQCNALDNVVVPSQAMRKRLTQYGVTTPMTLLPTGIDLNKLQGGDGARFRQSRGIALDRPVLVHIGRMAFEKNIGFLLEMLAEVRRAIPEVLLILAGEGPALAALKTQVRALGLEDNVHFEGYLRDRLELLDCYCSGDLFVFASRTETQGLVLLEAMAQGVPVVSTAVMGTCDIVLPGRGALAAPDQPHGFAEAVERLLREPALRKVMGEEGKRFAQEWSAEAMASRMAQLYGEVCAVRRREGVVELAQEQA from the coding sequence ATGAACATCCTGATGATCACCGACGTCTTCCACCCCCGGATCAACGGGGTCTCGACCTCGATCCTCACCTTTGCCACCGAGCTGCGCCGCCAGGGACACCACGTCACCCTGCTCGCCCCCGATTACGGCGCCCCCAGCGGCGACGAAACCGGCATCGTCCGCCTCCCCGCCCGGGTGGTCTGGCTCGACCCCGAGGATCGCCTCTTCAAGCGTCACTCGGCCAAACAGGTAGCGGCGCGGTTGGGGGATGCCCGCTTCGACCTGATCCACATCCACACCCCGTTTGCGGCGCACCGTATGGGGCTGCGACTGGCTCATCATCTCGGAATCCCCACCGTGGCCACCTACCACACCTTCTTCGAGGAATACCTCTTTCACTACCTGAAATTTTTGCCCAGAAACTGGCTGCGCCGTCTGGCGCGGGTGGTGTCGCGGCGGCAATGCAATGCCCTGGACAACGTGGTCGTTCCCTCCCAAGCCATGCGCAAGCGGCTCACCCAATACGGGGTCACCACCCCCATGACCCTGCTGCCCACCGGGATCGACCTGAACAAATTGCAGGGTGGGGATGGCGCCCGCTTTCGGCAAAGCCGGGGGATCGCCCTGGATCGCCCGGTGCTGGTCCACATCGGGCGGATGGCCTTCGAGAAGAACATCGGTTTCTTGCTGGAGATGCTGGCCGAGGTGCGCCGCGCCATCCCCGAGGTGTTGTTGATTTTGGCCGGAGAGGGACCGGCGCTGGCGGCGTTGAAAACCCAGGTTCGGGCGCTGGGTCTGGAAGACAACGTCCACTTCGAGGGATACCTGCGTGATCGTCTGGAACTGCTGGATTGTTACTGCTCGGGCGACCTGTTCGTCTTCGCCTCGCGCACCGAAACCCAGGGGCTGGTGCTGCTGGAGGCGATGGCTCAAGGGGTACCGGTGGTCTCGACGGCGGTGATGGGAACCTGCGACATCGTGTTGCCAGGCCGCGGCGCCCTGGCTGCCCCCGATCAACCCCACGGCTTTGCCGAAGCGGTGGAGCGGCTGCTGCGCGAGCCGGCCTTGCGCAAGGTCATGGGGGAGGAGGGCAAGCGGTTCGCCCAGGAGTGGAGCGCCGAGGCGATGGCCAGCCGCATGGCGCAGCTCTACGGCGAGGTCTGCGCCGTGCGCCGCCGGGAGGGGGTGGTGGAGCTGGCGCAGGAGCAGGCGTAG